In Bradyrhizobium guangdongense, the sequence GGGTGACGTAGATCGCGGTGGTGCCGAGCTGCTTCTGGAGCCGGGTCACCTCGATGCGCATCTGCACGCGCAGCGCGGCGTCGAGATTGGAGAGCGGCTCGTCAAACAGGAATGCCTTGGGCTCGCGCACGATGGCCCGCCCGATCGCGACGCGCTGGCGCTGGCCGCCGGAGAGTTCGCGCGGCTTGCGATCGAGATAGGGCGTGAGGTTCAGCGTCGCGGCGGCGGCCTCGACCTTGCGGTTGATCTCGTCCTTGGGCAATCCCGCCATCCTCAGGCCGAAGCCGATATTGCCGCGAACGCTCATATGCGGATAGAGCGCATAGGACTGGAACACCATCGACAGCCCGCGCTTTGCGGGCGACGTGTCGACCACGTTCTTGCCGTCGATCAGGATGGCGCCGCCGGTGACGTCCTCGAGCCCGGCGATCAACCGCAGCAGCGTGGTCTTGCCGCAGCCGGAGGGACCGACGAAGACGACAAAGGAGCCGTTGGCGATGTCGAGATCCGCGCCCTTGATGATGTGCACCGGGCCGAACGATTTCTGCACGCCTTGAAGTGTGATCTGACCCATGATCCCGCAGCCCCTTTACTTCACCGCGCCGAAGGTAAGCCCGCGCACGAGCTGCTTCTGGCTGAACCAACCGAGGACGAGAATGGGCGCGATCGCCAGCGTCGAAGCTGCCGACAGCTTGGCCCAGAACAGCCCTTCCGGGCTCGAATAGGAGGCGATGAACGTGGTGAGCGGCGCTGCGTTCGAGGTCGACAGGTTGAGCGTCCAGAACGCCTCGTTCCAGGCCAGGATCAGATTGAGCAGCAAGGTCGACGCCAGCCCGGGGATCGCCATCGGCGTCAGCACATAGACGAGCTCGCGGCCGATCGTAGCGCCGTCCATGCGCGCGGCTTCGAGGATGTCGCGCGGGATCT encodes:
- a CDS encoding ABC transporter ATP-binding protein, whose translation is MGQITLQGVQKSFGPVHIIKGADLDIANGSFVVFVGPSGCGKTTLLRLIAGLEDVTGGAILIDGKNVVDTSPAKRGLSMVFQSYALYPHMSVRGNIGFGLRMAGLPKDEINRKVEAAAATLNLTPYLDRKPRELSGGQRQRVAIGRAIVREPKAFLFDEPLSNLDAALRVQMRIEVTRLQKQLGTTAIYVTHDQVEAMTMADKIVVLNAGKIEQYGSPLELYERPNNLFVAGFIGSPKMNFVTGDSAAQQGAATIGVRPEHLKIERDASGGWQGTISVAEHLGSDTFLYVDAGPLGMLTARYIGELSLHAGDRVSLVPDPARIHRFDANGNAIRN